The sequence ACTTTAACACGGCCTAAATAAGCTACATAATTCTGTCCCTCACGGTGTACATACTGCTACAAAACCAGCCAAAAATACTCTCATTTTACCTAATTTCGTAACCCCATTGGCCAGTGATGCCCGAAGGGTGCCGTGTTATAAAACCTTTGAATATCTTGGCAGTATATGGCCCGTGACTATTAATGATAGGTTTTAAATGTTAGTTTTAGCTGCTAGTAATACATTCAAATCAAGTAATTTAGTCACAGAAAAAAACTTTACACGGCCTAAATAAGCTACATAATTCTGTCCCTCACAGTGTTGCTTCGAAAATCATGCCCAACTCTGAAACTTATATTATCACTCTTTTATAAAAGACCTTCTCTCTACCAAAAATTATTATAAGCCCAACTTGTATGTTTGCAGCTTTCATGTAATTTAATATCTGTGGTATATGAAATTCTGCTCTTGTGCTCCCAGACTTCAACTCTACTACGACCTTGTTATCCACTATCAGATCAGCAACAAATTTACCTAGGTTTACCTT comes from Alkalicella caledoniensis and encodes:
- a CDS encoding GxxExxY protein: MLHKEITGKIIRAATEVYNELGFGYYEKIYENALAYELSQMDLNCEFQRELLVNYKGKVNLGKFVADLIVDNKVVVELKSGSTRAEFHIPQILNYMKAANIQVGLIIIFGREKVFYKRVII